From one Bombus affinis isolate iyBomAffi1 chromosome 9, iyBomAffi1.2, whole genome shotgun sequence genomic stretch:
- the LOC126920516 gene encoding succinate--hydroxymethylglutarate CoA-transferase isoform X1 produces the protein MSAFMFKWIKRKHLLNIYNIKNQRHTCTSIADNKSPLSGIRVLDLTRIIAGPYCTMILGDLGAEILKIEKPGSGDEARKWGPPFIEGTEEATYFLSVNRNKKSICIDLKEGRDVIYELAKKSDILVENYVPGKLKNIGLGYEDISKVAPHLIYCSLTGYGYEGPYTNRPGYDVIAASIGGLLHITGPKDGSPCKVGVAVTDLATGLYAHGAILAALYQRMKTNKGQWIQCNLLSTQVASLINIGSNYLNSGKEGVRWGSEHESIVPYEAFHTKDGYMTVGTGSDAQFLDLLKRMQLLKLSKIDKYKNNEARVKNRNELLPILREKFRTKTNKEWEIVFKGALFPYGPINTIRQVFEDPHIKHIKLVQEMEHSTGKKIKVVGPAVTYSYATNKVRTAPPMMGQHTTEILKNILNYTDDKIQTLKKAKIVQ, from the exons ATGTCTGCTTTCATGTTCAAATGGATAAAAAGAAAGCATTTACTTAATATATATAACATCAAAAATCAAAGGCATACATGTACAAGTATTGCAGATAATAAATCACCCTTGTCTGGAATTCGTGTTTTGGATTTGACTCGAATTATTGCTGGACCATATTGTACCATGATTCTTGGTGATCTTGGTGCTGAAatcttgaaaattgaaaaaccaGGTAGCGGAGATGAAGCACGAAAATGGGGTCCACCATTTATAGAAGGAACTGAAGAAGCAACTTATTTTCTTTCtgttaatagaaacaaaaaaagtatATGTATTGATCTCAAGGAAGGTAGAGATGTAATTTATGAATTGGCAAAGAAATCTGATATATTAGTGGAAAATTATGTCCCagggaaattaaaaaatataggcTTAGGGTATGAAGATATCTCTAAAGTAGCTCCTCATCTTATATACTGCTCTTTGACTGGTTATGGATATGAAGGACCTTACACAAATAGACCAGGATATGATGTGATTGCTGCTTCTATAGGAGGCTTGTTACATATAACAGGTCCAAAAGATGGGTCACCATGTAAAGTTGGAGTAGCAGTAACTGATTTAGCAACAGGTTTATATGCCCATGGTGCAATCCTAGCAGCATTATATCAGAGAATGAAAACCAATAAAGGACAGTGGATTCAATGTAATTTACTATCAACACAAGTTGCTAGTTTAATCAACATTGGATCAAACTATTTAAATAGTGGTAAAGAAGGAGTACGTTGGGGTTCAGAACATGAAAGTATTGTACCTTATGAAGCTTTTCATACAAAGGATGGTTATATGACTGTAGGAACAGGCAGTGATGCGCAGTTCTTAGATTTACTTAAAAGAAtgcaattattaaaattgtCTAAAATAGATAAGTATAAAAATAACGAAGCCAGAGTGAAAAATAGAAATGAATTATTACCTATTCTTAGAGAAAAGTTTAGAACAAAAACTAATAAAGAATGGGAAATTGTTTTTAAAGGTGCTTTATTCCCTTATGGTCCAATAAATACAATAAGACAG GTTTTTGAAGATCCTCATATAAAACACATAAAATTGGTGCAAGAAATGGAACATTCTACAGGGAAGAAAATTAAAGTTGTTGGTCCTGCTGTAACATATAGTTATGCCACGAATAAAGTTCGAACTGCTCCTCCTATGATGGGCCAACATACtactgaaatattaaaaaatattttaaactataCTGATGATAAAATACAGACCTTAAAAAAAGCCAAGATTGTGCAATGA
- the LOC126920523 gene encoding probable RNA-binding protein 18 isoform X1, with the protein MNMEPVTKVPLPLEPIKSNHVEDRRLWVGNLDLRINEYQLLKLVQRHGTIEKFDLLFHRSGPQAGQPRGYAFVTYKTIQDAKTAKDALHNLKVGSKNIIVRWAHSVTESDMDKPKPKIDIPALAGAKKEDKRISRETAIQAIEAKLKLMRESKEEFELNKPLNGSPVIQLYQKPENPKPSTSTRYHNRSNHYHNNKPYNRHKPRR; encoded by the exons ATGAATATGGAG ccAGTTACCAAAGTTCCTTTGCCATTAGAACCCATAAAATCAAATCACGTGGAAGATAGGAGATTGTGGGTGGGCAATTTAGATTTAAGGATTAATGA GTACCAACTCCTAAAACTTGTCCAAAGACATGGAACGATCGAAAAGTTCGACCTCTTGTTTCATCGATCAGGTCCACAAGCTGGTCAACCTAGAGGTTATGCATTTGTTACGTACAAAACTATTCAAGATGCTAAGACAGCCAAAGATGCTTTACATAATTTAAAAGTAGGATCAAAAAACATCATTGTGAGATGGGCACACAGTGTGACAGAG TCTGATATGGATAAGCCAAAACCAAAAATAGATATACCTGCTTTAGCTGGAGCtaagaaagaagataaaagaattAG TCGTGAAACAGCAATTCAAGCTATAGAAGCAAAATTGAAACTAATGAGAGAATCAAAAGAAGAATTTGAGTTGAATAAGCCTTTAAATGGATCACCTGTAATACAATTGTATCAAAAGCCAGAAAATCCAAAACCGTCCACGTCAACCCGTTATCATAATCGAAGCAATCATTATCACAATAATAAGCCATATAACCGTCATAAACCAAGaagataa
- the LOC126920516 gene encoding succinate--hydroxymethylglutarate CoA-transferase isoform X2 has protein sequence MILGDLGAEILKIEKPGSGDEARKWGPPFIEGTEEATYFLSVNRNKKSICIDLKEGRDVIYELAKKSDILVENYVPGKLKNIGLGYEDISKVAPHLIYCSLTGYGYEGPYTNRPGYDVIAASIGGLLHITGPKDGSPCKVGVAVTDLATGLYAHGAILAALYQRMKTNKGQWIQCNLLSTQVASLINIGSNYLNSGKEGVRWGSEHESIVPYEAFHTKDGYMTVGTGSDAQFLDLLKRMQLLKLSKIDKYKNNEARVKNRNELLPILREKFRTKTNKEWEIVFKGALFPYGPINTIRQVFEDPHIKHIKLVQEMEHSTGKKIKVVGPAVTYSYATNKVRTAPPMMGQHTTEILKNILNYTDDKIQTLKKAKIVQ, from the exons ATGATTCTTGGTGATCTTGGTGCTGAAatcttgaaaattgaaaaaccaGGTAGCGGAGATGAAGCACGAAAATGGGGTCCACCATTTATAGAAGGAACTGAAGAAGCAACTTATTTTCTTTCtgttaatagaaacaaaaaaagtatATGTATTGATCTCAAGGAAGGTAGAGATGTAATTTATGAATTGGCAAAGAAATCTGATATATTAGTGGAAAATTATGTCCCagggaaattaaaaaatataggcTTAGGGTATGAAGATATCTCTAAAGTAGCTCCTCATCTTATATACTGCTCTTTGACTGGTTATGGATATGAAGGACCTTACACAAATAGACCAGGATATGATGTGATTGCTGCTTCTATAGGAGGCTTGTTACATATAACAGGTCCAAAAGATGGGTCACCATGTAAAGTTGGAGTAGCAGTAACTGATTTAGCAACAGGTTTATATGCCCATGGTGCAATCCTAGCAGCATTATATCAGAGAATGAAAACCAATAAAGGACAGTGGATTCAATGTAATTTACTATCAACACAAGTTGCTAGTTTAATCAACATTGGATCAAACTATTTAAATAGTGGTAAAGAAGGAGTACGTTGGGGTTCAGAACATGAAAGTATTGTACCTTATGAAGCTTTTCATACAAAGGATGGTTATATGACTGTAGGAACAGGCAGTGATGCGCAGTTCTTAGATTTACTTAAAAGAAtgcaattattaaaattgtCTAAAATAGATAAGTATAAAAATAACGAAGCCAGAGTGAAAAATAGAAATGAATTATTACCTATTCTTAGAGAAAAGTTTAGAACAAAAACTAATAAAGAATGGGAAATTGTTTTTAAAGGTGCTTTATTCCCTTATGGTCCAATAAATACAATAAGACAG GTTTTTGAAGATCCTCATATAAAACACATAAAATTGGTGCAAGAAATGGAACATTCTACAGGGAAGAAAATTAAAGTTGTTGGTCCTGCTGTAACATATAGTTATGCCACGAATAAAGTTCGAACTGCTCCTCCTATGATGGGCCAACATACtactgaaatattaaaaaatattttaaactataCTGATGATAAAATACAGACCTTAAAAAAAGCCAAGATTGTGCAATGA
- the LOC126920528 gene encoding probable 28S ribosomal protein S25, mitochondrial: protein MPFMIGRAPIRRTLNYLNSGKLILKDEIQIFSVNYNTHGEHHNGARQFVLWHLSQLQYKNPNVQIITFKNMTPTPFIKCYYENGNTMLIDVDGKSKEDILHHLQNVICKSLKVQEEESVLKKKIDNPANFGVGCPRSCMCVIPGQIPCPAVVPLPYHMRGKYIRKQNTEI from the exons ATGCCGTTTATGATTGGTAGAGCACCTATACGAAGAacattaaactatttaaattctggcaaattaattttaaaagatgaaatacaaatattttctgttaattATAATACACATGGAGAACATCATAATGGCGCTAG GCAGTTTGTACTTTGGCATTTATCACAACTTCAATATAAAAATCCTAACGTTCAGATTATCACTTTTAAAAATATGACACCGACAccttttataaaatgttattatg AGAATGGAAACACTATGTTAATCGATGTAGATGGCAAATCTAAAGAAGATATATTACATCATCTTCAAAATGTAATTTGTAAATCACTGAAAGTTCAGGAGGAAGAAAGTGTATTGAAAAAAAAGATAGATAATCCTGCTAATTTTGGTGTTGGCTGTCCTAGAAGCTGTATGTGTGTAATACCTGGTCAAATACCATGTCCTGCTGTAGTACCTCTGCCATATCACATGCGTGGAAAATATATAAGGAAGCAAAATACAGAAATATAA
- the LOC126920523 gene encoding probable RNA-binding protein 18 isoform X2, translating to MNMEPVTKVPLPLEPIKSNHVEDRRLWVGNLDLRINEHGTIEKFDLLFHRSGPQAGQPRGYAFVTYKTIQDAKTAKDALHNLKVGSKNIIVRWAHSVTESDMDKPKPKIDIPALAGAKKEDKRISRETAIQAIEAKLKLMRESKEEFELNKPLNGSPVIQLYQKPENPKPSTSTRYHNRSNHYHNNKPYNRHKPRR from the exons ATGAATATGGAG ccAGTTACCAAAGTTCCTTTGCCATTAGAACCCATAAAATCAAATCACGTGGAAGATAGGAGATTGTGGGTGGGCAATTTAGATTTAAGGATTAATGA ACATGGAACGATCGAAAAGTTCGACCTCTTGTTTCATCGATCAGGTCCACAAGCTGGTCAACCTAGAGGTTATGCATTTGTTACGTACAAAACTATTCAAGATGCTAAGACAGCCAAAGATGCTTTACATAATTTAAAAGTAGGATCAAAAAACATCATTGTGAGATGGGCACACAGTGTGACAGAG TCTGATATGGATAAGCCAAAACCAAAAATAGATATACCTGCTTTAGCTGGAGCtaagaaagaagataaaagaattAG TCGTGAAACAGCAATTCAAGCTATAGAAGCAAAATTGAAACTAATGAGAGAATCAAAAGAAGAATTTGAGTTGAATAAGCCTTTAAATGGATCACCTGTAATACAATTGTATCAAAAGCCAGAAAATCCAAAACCGTCCACGTCAACCCGTTATCATAATCGAAGCAATCATTATCACAATAATAAGCCATATAACCGTCATAAACCAAGaagataa